Genomic segment of uncultured Tolumonas sp.:
TTGGGTATAAAGTTTTGAATTCATCGCCTTCACTTGTGACATTAGGAATTCCCCTTTGAACGGCTGGCGACAAAGAACTGTGCCATCGCCGCAACCAGAATAATGGCAAACAAGATTTGAGATGCCGCTGCAGCAAGACCCATATCCCAGCGTCGGAAACCAACATCGTAAATAAACATAACGATGGAACGAGAAGCGTTATTCGGCCCACCGTTTGTCATCAGCAAAGCCTGCCCGAACAGCTGGAATTGCATGACAATTTCGATGATGGTGACTAAGACAATGGTGCGCATAATAGATGGCACGGTGATCTTGAAAAACACAGTAAAGCGAGAGGCATTATCCAAGGCGGCTGCTTCGTAAATATCTTTCGGGATCTGTTGCAGTGCCGCGATAAACAACATCATTGGCAAGCCCAGACACCACCAGACTGTCGCGATAGCCACCGCAATTAACGACCAATCGGGGTTGGATAAAAATGCGATCGGCTCAAAGCCTAATTTGACAAAAATATTGGCCATCAAACCGTCATTGGGAATAAACACGATGCGCCAGATCAGTGTTACCACGGTCACCGACAAGATAGTCGATGAGAAAAAGATGCCGCGTAAGCTGGCGGCCAGCCAGGTTTGTTTGTTCAAATTGATCGCTAAAAACAGACCGAGAATGACCAGCGCAGGCACCGTTAACACGGCAAAATAAAATGTGTTACTGACCGTTTGTAGGAAAATTTTGTCGTGAAAGAGCCGATGATAATTCGCCAAGCCAACGAAACGCCCGCCACCAAACAGATCGACTTTTTCAAAACTCAGGCTGATCCCCCAAATTAAGGGGATCAAGATCATGGCAATAAACACCAGCAAGTACGGCAAAATAAAGGCTAAATTCAGCCATTCGCCGCGGTTTCGGAAAGACCCTTTCATTGCGCATCTCCGTGATAAGCCCGACCGGTTGCATCAAACAAATGAATGGCGGCTTTATTCATGCGTAAATGCACCTTGGTTTGCGCCGTGATCGGCGACTTACCATCGGTATTGGCAATCAGCATGCGACCATCCGCCAGCTTCACATACAGCAACGTGCGTTCGCCCAGCCGTTCAACAAAGGAAACCGTGCCACTGACTTCTGA
This window contains:
- a CDS encoding sugar ABC transporter permease, which translates into the protein MKGSFRNRGEWLNLAFILPYLLVFIAMILIPLIWGISLSFEKVDLFGGGRFVGLANYHRLFHDKIFLQTVSNTFYFAVLTVPALVILGLFLAINLNKQTWLAASLRGIFFSSTILSVTVVTLIWRIVFIPNDGLMANIFVKLGFEPIAFLSNPDWSLIAVAIATVWWCLGLPMMLFIAALQQIPKDIYEAAALDNASRFTVFFKITVPSIMRTIVLVTIIEIVMQFQLFGQALLMTNGGPNNASRSIVMFIYDVGFRRWDMGLAAAASQILFAIILVAAMAQFFVASRSKGNS